Proteins from one Faecalibacterium sp. I3-3-33 genomic window:
- a CDS encoding ATP-binding protein has product MNPFEFPKGLTLSEHISKLCQVFEGAFPIAPPAPFILDKAIEGIYRAHGWNTNDINTGEKEYPTMSELYDRFQKELSQTTYDSEIQGNIQSVLEMRIGSLLRREMKDIFDVKHSTFSPEEWLKHPVIVELESLGEGPANFVTLLLCTLIRETLKASPRADEEKVVRHIIFIEEAHNLIAPEAQVASGQDSNPKIAATAYIVKMLAEVRALREGIIIADQLPTAMAPEVIKNTNIKLIHRLTSIDDRQLIGSTMSASGIQLEHVAVYRPGEALMSYEGLQRPFELRIQEQKGHGSETPNDDELYDIMLHKPAFFQLAQKEENLKLETLKENVKSLKKKEVEALCALSEYDSSVHTSTQITDFYWHMENIYTSIVILRSQYRRDCQAINELFISAERKAMLDELIRSIGEPLQQKIKNNVVFLDSNGQLE; this is encoded by the coding sequence CCGATTGCTCCACCAGCTCCTTTTATATTGGATAAAGCTATCGAAGGTATTTATCGAGCACATGGTTGGAATACCAATGATATTAACACCGGGGAAAAAGAATATCCGACCATGTCGGAATTATATGATCGCTTTCAAAAAGAACTTAGCCAAACAACTTATGACAGCGAAATTCAAGGTAATATTCAATCTGTTCTGGAAATGCGTATTGGCAGTCTCCTACGTCGGGAAATGAAGGACATTTTTGATGTAAAACACTCTACATTCTCTCCAGAGGAATGGCTAAAGCACCCTGTCATTGTAGAACTCGAATCGTTAGGAGAAGGTCCTGCCAACTTTGTTACGTTGTTATTATGTACCCTCATTCGAGAAACTTTGAAAGCCTCTCCTCGTGCAGATGAAGAAAAGGTTGTCCGGCATATCATTTTTATCGAAGAAGCCCATAACCTTATCGCTCCTGAAGCACAAGTAGCATCTGGTCAAGATTCAAATCCTAAAATTGCCGCTACAGCATATATCGTTAAAATGTTAGCAGAGGTTCGTGCTTTACGCGAAGGTATTATCATCGCAGACCAGCTTCCTACTGCTATGGCACCTGAAGTTATTAAAAATACTAATATCAAGCTGATTCATAGACTTACCTCTATAGATGATCGACAACTGATTGGCAGCACAATGTCTGCTAGTGGCATTCAACTAGAACATGTTGCAGTTTATCGTCCGGGTGAGGCCCTAATGTCTTATGAAGGACTTCAGCGACCATTTGAACTCAGAATTCAAGAGCAAAAAGGTCATGGTTCTGAAACGCCCAATGACGACGAACTATATGATATTATGCTTCACAAGCCAGCATTTTTTCAGTTGGCGCAAAAAGAAGAAAATCTAAAGCTAGAAACTCTAAAAGAAAATGTTAAATCACTAAAGAAAAAGGAGGTTGAAGCTCTTTGTGCACTCTCCGAATATGACTCATCCGTACATACATCCACTCAAATCACAGATTTCTATTGGCACATGGAAAATATTTACACCTCGATTGTAATACTTCGTTCACAATACCGAAGAGACTGTCAGGCGATAAATGAACTTTTCATTTCAGCCGAAAGAAAAGCGATGTTGGATGAATTGATTCGCAGTATAGGAGAACCTCTCCAACAAAAAATCAAAAATAACGTTGTTTTTCTTGATTCGAATGGCCAATTAGAATGA
- a CDS encoding tetratricopeptide repeat protein has translation MEDINTLTQKANSGDAVAMRKLGYEYLIGKNIQKDEKKAFQLFRAAVWEGDLNATIYCGYCCKTGAGLEKPNIVAAARYYEYGARAGVAAAQYELARIYIDKEMGDACFIGGANPYIGCERWLKKAAEQNYIYAEELLADKYYEGAYIVKDVKAAIYWYEKAANQGSVYAMYQAGYVYYTVPIDYNKAGQWFSLAAEKGNKDAEDVLRNHLRYNRFTKKWDAIR, from the coding sequence ATGGAAGACATCAATACCTTAACTCAAAAAGCCAATTCAGGTGACGCTGTTGCCATGCGTAAGCTGGGTTATGAATACCTGATTGGAAAAAACATTCAAAAAGACGAAAAAAAGGCATTTCAACTTTTCCGTGCAGCTGTTTGGGAAGGCGATTTGAATGCGACAATATACTGTGGCTATTGCTGTAAAACTGGTGCCGGTCTTGAAAAGCCTAACATCGTCGCAGCCGCACGATACTACGAGTATGGTGCACGTGCAGGAGTTGCCGCAGCGCAATATGAACTTGCCAGAATCTATATTGATAAAGAGATGGGGGATGCTTGCTTTATTGGCGGTGCTAATCCGTATATTGGTTGTGAGCGTTGGCTAAAAAAGGCGGCTGAACAAAACTATATCTATGCAGAAGAACTCCTTGCAGATAAATACTATGAAGGTGCCTATATTGTTAAGGATGTCAAAGCTGCAATTTACTGGTACGAAAAAGCTGCAAATCAGGGTAGTGTCTATGCAATGTATCAAGCAGGCTACGTCTACTACACTGTGCCAATTGACTATAATAAAGCTGGACAGTGGTTCTCTCTTGCAGCGGAAAAAGGCAATAAGGATGCTGAAGATGTATTGCGCAACCATCTAAGGTACAACCGTTTTACTAAGAAATGGGATGCTATTCGCTAA
- a CDS encoding DUF3847 domain-containing protein has product MTQPKNSLSYLRSEKSKAEQKLRSCQHREKILERQMSKLNRRERVHRLCTRAGMLESFLVCPGELTDDQVMELLKISFRQPEVVLALAKMVHDVHERSNVQNPLE; this is encoded by the coding sequence TTGACCCAACCAAAAAACAGCCTATCCTACCTCCGCAGCGAAAAATCCAAAGCCGAACAAAAGCTGCGCTCTTGTCAGCACCGGGAGAAAATCCTTGAACGTCAGATGTCAAAGCTGAACCGGAGAGAGCGTGTGCATCGCCTTTGCACTCGTGCCGGAATGCTGGAAAGCTTTTTGGTCTGTCCGGGAGAACTGACCGACGATCAGGTGATGGAGCTTCTGAAGATCTCGTTCCGTCAGCCGGAAGTCGTACTGGCTCTTGCAAAGATGGTGCATGATGTTCACGAACGCAGCAACGTCCAAAACCCTTTAGAATAA